The following are encoded in a window of Candidatus Fluviicola riflensis genomic DNA:
- the lepA gene encoding elongation factor 4: MKHIRNFCIIAHIDHGKSTLADRLLQTTGTISDREMQAQALDDMDLERERGITIKSHAIQMSYKYNGEEYILNLIDTPGHVDFSYEVSRSIAACEGALLIVDASQGIEAQTISNLYLALEHDLEIIPILNKMDLPGAMPEEVTDQIVELIGCDPADVIPASGKTGLGVLDILKAVIERIPSPKGDESAPLQAMIFDSVFNPFRGIIAYYRVRNGVVRKGDKVKFFNTGREYNADEVGILKMDLSPRKEVRAGDVGYIISGIKQANEVKVGDTITLANNPCEAAIKGFEDVKPMVFAGIYPVDTDDYEELRYSMEKLQLNDSSLVFEPESSAALGFGFRCGFLGMLHMEIIQERLEREFNMTVITTVPNVSYYCYMRKDPEKSFTVNNPSELPDPSGVDRIEEPYIKAQVITKSEYIGQIMTLCIEKRGELKNQVYLTQDRVEITFEMPLAEIVFDFYDRLKSVSRGYASFDYHPIGYKASDLIKMDLMLNGEILDALSALVHRSNAYDLGKKICIKLKELIPRQQFEIPIQAAIGAKVIARETIKALRKDVTAKCYGGDISRKRKLLEKQKEGKKRMRQIGRVEVPQEAFMAVLKLND, from the coding sequence ATGAAGCACATCCGCAACTTTTGTATTATTGCCCATATTGACCACGGTAAAAGCACGTTAGCTGACCGTTTATTGCAAACCACCGGTACCATTTCGGACCGTGAAATGCAAGCACAAGCCCTAGATGATATGGATTTGGAGCGCGAACGCGGGATTACAATTAAGTCGCACGCCATTCAAATGAGCTATAAATACAACGGCGAAGAATATATTCTCAACCTGATTGACACTCCCGGACACGTGGATTTCTCGTACGAGGTTTCACGTTCCATTGCTGCTTGCGAAGGCGCTTTGCTGATCGTAGATGCCTCACAGGGAATTGAAGCCCAAACGATTTCGAACCTTTACCTGGCATTGGAACACGATTTGGAAATCATCCCGATCCTTAATAAAATGGACCTTCCCGGGGCGATGCCTGAGGAAGTAACCGACCAGATTGTTGAATTGATCGGCTGTGATCCGGCTGATGTGATTCCTGCTTCGGGGAAAACCGGGCTGGGCGTTTTGGATATTCTGAAAGCCGTAATTGAGCGCATTCCTTCTCCGAAAGGTGACGAAAGTGCTCCGCTTCAGGCCATGATCTTTGATTCGGTATTTAATCCGTTTCGCGGAATTATTGCTTACTACCGCGTGAGAAACGGAGTAGTACGCAAGGGCGATAAAGTAAAATTCTTCAACACAGGCCGCGAGTACAACGCTGATGAGGTCGGGATCCTGAAAATGGATTTAAGTCCACGGAAAGAAGTACGCGCCGGTGATGTTGGTTATATTATTTCAGGAATTAAACAAGCCAACGAGGTGAAAGTGGGTGATACCATTACGTTGGCAAATAATCCGTGTGAAGCCGCTATCAAAGGTTTCGAAGACGTGAAACCGATGGTATTTGCTGGTATTTACCCGGTTGATACGGACGATTATGAAGAGTTGCGTTATTCCATGGAAAAACTGCAGCTCAATGACTCGTCATTGGTGTTTGAACCGGAATCTTCGGCTGCTCTTGGCTTTGGTTTCCGCTGCGGTTTCCTGGGAATGCTACACATGGAAATTATCCAGGAACGTTTAGAGCGCGAGTTCAACATGACGGTGATTACCACTGTTCCCAACGTGTCGTATTACTGCTATATGCGAAAAGATCCGGAGAAATCCTTTACGGTGAATAATCCTTCGGAATTACCTGATCCTTCTGGCGTTGATCGCATTGAAGAACCGTATATCAAAGCGCAGGTGATTACCAAATCCGAATACATTGGTCAGATTATGACTTTGTGTATCGAAAAGCGTGGTGAATTGAAAAATCAGGTTTATCTGACGCAGGATCGTGTTGAAATCACCTTCGAGATGCCATTGGCCGAGATCGTTTTCGACTTCTACGACCGTTTGAAATCGGTGTCGCGTGGTTATGCTTCGTTTGACTACCACCCGATCGGTTACAAAGCATCTGATTTGATCAAAATGGATTTGATGCTGAACGGTGAAATTCTGGATGCACTTTCTGCCTTGGTTCACCGCAGCAATGCTTATGACTTAGGAAAGAAAATCTGCATCAAACTGAAGGAACTGATCCCGCGTCAGCAATTCGAAATTCCAATCCAGGCTGCCATTGGTGCGAAAGTTATTGCCCGTGAAACGATCAAAGCGTTGCGTAAAGACGTTACCGCGAAATGTTATGGTGGTGACATCAGCCGTAAACGAAAATTGCTCGAAAAGCAAAAAGAAGGAAAGAAACGGATGCGCCAGATTGGCCGTGTAGAAGTGCCGCAAGAGGCATTTATGGCGGTGTTGAAATTGAACGACTGA
- a CDS encoding 16S rRNA (adenine(1518)-N(6)/adenine(1519)-N(6))-dimethyltransferase, which translates to MKVKAKKHLGQHFLKDKGICKKIAEQYGRHNDCKVALEIGPGMGALTEFLMLDTETEWWLMDVDTESIDYLNVHYQQLEGRIINGDFLKMNPKDFVGDRPFAVIGNFPYNISSQILFRCIEFRNQIPEIMGMFQKEVAQRIAEKPGTKTYGILSVLLQTYYDITYCFTVDEHVFDPPPKVKSGVIRCVRNERIALPCDEKLYKTVVKMSFNQRRKTIRNSIKALLPANYPENEVLQLRPERLGVEEFIALTCWLEEVTKNSTPV; encoded by the coding sequence ATGAAGGTTAAAGCCAAAAAACACCTGGGGCAGCATTTTCTCAAAGACAAAGGGATTTGCAAAAAAATTGCCGAGCAATATGGTCGTCATAACGATTGTAAAGTGGCCTTGGAAATTGGTCCGGGAATGGGCGCGCTGACCGAATTTCTGATGCTCGACACCGAAACTGAATGGTGGCTGATGGACGTAGATACCGAATCGATCGATTATCTGAACGTACATTATCAGCAGCTGGAAGGGCGCATTATCAACGGCGATTTCCTGAAAATGAACCCGAAAGACTTTGTCGGTGACCGTCCTTTTGCTGTCATCGGGAATTTTCCGTACAATATTTCGTCGCAGATTTTATTTCGCTGCATTGAGTTCAGGAACCAGATTCCGGAAATCATGGGCATGTTCCAGAAAGAAGTGGCTCAGCGCATTGCCGAAAAACCGGGTACCAAAACCTACGGAATTTTAAGCGTGCTGTTGCAAACGTATTACGATATTACCTATTGTTTTACGGTCGACGAGCATGTGTTTGATCCGCCACCTAAAGTAAAATCAGGGGTGATCCGTTGTGTTCGGAACGAACGTATCGCCCTTCCATGTGATGAGAAACTGTATAAAACGGTGGTGAAAATGTCGTTCAATCAGCGCCGGAAAACGATTCGCAATTCCATCAAAGCATTGTTGCCGGCCAACTATCCTGAAAACGAGGTGTTGCAGCTGCGTCCCGAGCGTTTGGGAGTGGAAGAATTCATTGCGCTGACGTGCTGGCTGGAAGAAGTAACAAAGAACTCCACTCCTGTTTAG
- a CDS encoding molecular chaperone DnaK, whose translation MSVEKTRYSDSELDEFRVLINDKLKEAYEDYDLLKGSLSHSDNHGTDDTGRTFNMMEDGSETLSREEVAQLAARQEKFIDSLKSALNRIENKTYGICRVTGKLIQKERLRLVPHATLSIEAKNMQNK comes from the coding sequence ATGTCAGTAGAGAAAACAAGATACTCAGACTCAGAATTGGATGAATTCCGCGTACTGATCAATGATAAGTTGAAAGAAGCTTACGAAGATTACGATTTGTTGAAAGGCTCTCTTTCTCATAGCGATAATCACGGTACCGACGATACCGGAAGAACGTTCAACATGATGGAAGATGGTTCTGAAACCCTTTCACGTGAAGAAGTAGCGCAATTGGCTGCCCGTCAGGAGAAATTTATCGACAGTTTGAAAAGTGCCTTGAACCGCATTGAAAATAAAACCTACGGTATTTGTCGTGTTACCGGAAAACTGATCCAAAAAGAACGTCTTCGTTTGGTGCCTCATGCTACGTTGAGTATTGAAGCCAAAAACATGCAAAATAAATAA
- a CDS encoding enoyl-CoA hydratase codes for MSYENILVEQAGHIQTITINRPAQLNALNKATIEELNAALKAANDDNATGVVILTGSGEKSFVAGADIKEFAHFSVEEGKLLAAKGQELLFSFIENMTTPVIAAVNGFALGGGLELAMASHIRVASDNAKLGLPEVSLGVIPGYGGTQRLAQLIGRGKANELIFTAGMIPADEALSWGLVNHVCTQEELLPLAQKIAGKIINNSATAIASAIRSVNALYSKGGQAGFDTEVAEFGACFGTADFKEGTTAFIEKRKPNFRG; via the coding sequence ATGTCATACGAAAACATCCTTGTAGAACAAGCAGGGCACATCCAAACCATTACAATCAACCGTCCCGCGCAGCTCAACGCGCTAAACAAAGCAACCATCGAAGAATTAAACGCGGCTCTTAAAGCAGCCAACGATGACAATGCAACTGGCGTGGTGATCCTCACAGGTTCGGGTGAAAAATCGTTTGTGGCAGGTGCCGATATCAAAGAATTTGCGCATTTCTCAGTCGAAGAAGGAAAGTTGTTGGCCGCCAAAGGCCAGGAATTATTATTCTCGTTCATTGAAAATATGACTACGCCGGTCATTGCTGCCGTAAACGGATTTGCGCTTGGCGGCGGTTTGGAACTTGCCATGGCTTCGCATATTCGCGTAGCTTCCGATAACGCTAAACTGGGATTGCCCGAAGTTTCATTGGGCGTAATTCCCGGATACGGCGGAACGCAACGTTTGGCACAATTGATTGGTCGTGGAAAAGCCAATGAGTTGATCTTCACTGCCGGAATGATTCCTGCTGATGAAGCTCTTTCGTGGGGATTGGTGAACCATGTCTGCACACAGGAAGAGTTGTTGCCGCTGGCGCAGAAAATCGCCGGGAAAATCATCAATAACTCTGCTACGGCAATCGCTTCGGCTATTCGTTCTGTAAACGCATTGTACAGCAAAGGCGGACAGGCAGGTTTTGATACTGAAGTTGCAGAATTTGGCGCTTGTTTCGGAACGGCTGATTTTAAAGAAGGAACCACGGCATTTATAGAAAAACGCAAACCAAACTTTCGCGGATAA
- a CDS encoding TIGR00701 family protein, whose translation MVAYYDVFKALHIIFVVSWFAGLFYIVRLFIYHTEANQKPEVEKEILQRAFNMMQWRLWYIITTPAMILTVVFGTLMLFANPGLLNSPWMQLKLVFVGILLVYHFISQGIMNRLKNGGTKWTSGHLRIWNEVATLLLVAIVFLVIKKDTLSWTGGIIGFFGVGIGLMMGIKLYKRLRKK comes from the coding sequence ATGGTTGCATACTACGATGTATTCAAAGCGTTGCACATCATTTTCGTGGTGAGTTGGTTTGCCGGCTTGTTTTACATCGTTCGTTTGTTCATTTACCACACCGAAGCCAATCAAAAACCCGAAGTCGAAAAAGAAATCCTTCAACGCGCGTTTAACATGATGCAATGGCGATTGTGGTACATTATCACCACTCCGGCAATGATCCTGACCGTGGTCTTCGGAACGTTGATGCTTTTCGCTAATCCCGGCTTGTTGAATTCCCCATGGATGCAACTGAAGTTGGTGTTTGTGGGAATCTTACTGGTTTACCATTTCATTTCACAAGGTATTATGAATCGCTTGAAAAATGGTGGAACTAAATGGACATCCGGACACTTGCGCATCTGGAACGAAGTCGCTACGTTGTTGTTAGTCGCTATTGTGTTTTTGGTCATCAAAAAAGACACGCTTTCCTGGACAGGCGGAATCATCGGATTTTTCGGTGTCGGTATCGGATTGATGATGGGAATAAAGCTTTATAAACGGTTGCGGAAAAAGTGA
- a CDS encoding peptidase M48: MKKTAFITSVVLTLGLLVSMCGTSKTGGGGFNLFTIDQDRQLGAQVAAEIDGNQAEYPILDSASNKEVYAYLYKIRNNILNSGNVKHKDDFQWRIRIIKDDSTLNAFCTPGGYIYVYTGILKFLDNESQLAGVLGHEIGHADLRHSTRQMTKIYGVDVLVGILAGDRQLLRQVTAGIIGLKFSRDHETEADEASVRYLCPTPYPADAGAGFFKKIQELGGSRTPEFLSTHPSPEGRIEHFENSKIDQGCQGNNSYTTEYKAMLAKLP; encoded by the coding sequence ATGAAAAAAACAGCATTCATAACTTCAGTCGTTTTAACCCTCGGGTTACTCGTTTCGATGTGCGGGACCTCCAAAACCGGAGGTGGTGGTTTTAACTTATTTACAATTGATCAGGACCGTCAGTTGGGTGCACAGGTTGCAGCGGAAATTGACGGGAACCAGGCGGAATACCCAATACTGGATTCGGCCAGTAACAAAGAAGTGTATGCTTATTTGTACAAAATCCGGAACAATATTTTGAATTCCGGGAATGTAAAACACAAAGACGATTTTCAGTGGCGAATCCGCATTATTAAAGACGACAGCACGTTAAATGCATTTTGTACGCCTGGCGGATATATTTACGTTTACACGGGAATTCTGAAATTTTTAGACAATGAATCGCAATTGGCAGGCGTATTGGGCCATGAAATCGGTCATGCGGATTTGCGTCATTCAACCCGTCAAATGACAAAAATTTACGGGGTTGATGTGCTGGTTGGCATCCTGGCCGGTGATCGTCAGTTATTGAGACAAGTCACCGCAGGAATTATCGGTCTAAAATTCTCACGCGACCATGAAACGGAAGCAGATGAAGCATCGGTACGTTACCTTTGTCCAACTCCCTATCCGGCTGATGCCGGAGCCGGTTTTTTCAAGAAAATCCAGGAATTGGGAGGAAGCCGTACACCTGAATTCCTGAGTACACACCCAAGTCCCGAAGGCCGGATTGAGCATTTCGAAAACTCGAAAATCGACCAGGGTTGCCAGGGAAACAACAGTTACACAACGGAATACAAAGCCATGCTGGCCAAACTTCCTTAA
- a CDS encoding excinuclease ABC subunit C, producing MDIQLKLKTLPDKPGVYQYFDKTGTILYVGKAKNLKKRVTSYFTKNHDQAKTHILVRKIVDIQYIVVDTEMDALLLENNLIKKYQPKYNIQLKDDKTYPWICIKKEPFPRVFSTRQMIKDGSVYFGPYASGRVMQTLLELIRELFPLRTCSLDLAANKIEKQQYKVCLEYHIGKCKGPCEGHQTAASYNEMIDQISGILKGNIGSVIQHLKGMMRDHAAEYRFEEAQDLKTRIELLERYQVKSTIVSPTIDRVDVITMVEDDDTVFVNYLVVNHGAIIQGITVEVKRKLDETQNEIMSFILPEMRERFQSEAKEVLVEQPMDWEWENTRFFAPQRGDKKALVDLSLRNAKFYRLEKLKQEKIKNPERHTERILEQMKKDLRLKEWPVHIECFDNSNIQGTNAVSACVVFRDAKPSKKDYRHFNVQTVEGPDDFATMREAVFRRYRRMLDEGQTLPQLIIIDGGKGQLSAALEALEKLELRGKVAIVGIAKRLEELFFPGDSLPLYLDKRSETLKVIQHLRNEAHRFGITHHRNRRSKGALTNELEQIEGIGQKTVEVLIKQFKSVKRVREQSLESLAAVIGNAKAKVVKTYFDQAKL from the coding sequence TTGGATATTCAACTCAAATTAAAGACACTTCCCGATAAACCGGGAGTTTACCAGTATTTTGATAAAACGGGGACGATTCTCTACGTTGGAAAGGCCAAAAATCTCAAGAAACGCGTCACATCATACTTCACCAAAAACCATGATCAGGCCAAAACTCATATCCTGGTCAGGAAAATAGTTGATATCCAGTACATTGTGGTCGACACTGAAATGGATGCCTTATTGCTGGAAAACAACCTCATCAAAAAATACCAACCCAAGTACAATATTCAGCTCAAAGACGACAAAACCTATCCATGGATCTGCATTAAAAAAGAACCGTTTCCACGCGTTTTTTCTACAAGGCAAATGATCAAAGACGGTTCCGTTTATTTCGGGCCATATGCCAGCGGAAGAGTCATGCAAACCCTGCTGGAGTTAATTCGGGAGTTGTTTCCGTTACGTACCTGTTCGCTCGATTTGGCGGCAAATAAGATTGAAAAACAGCAATATAAAGTTTGTTTGGAATACCACATCGGTAAATGTAAAGGACCGTGTGAAGGCCACCAAACGGCAGCTTCGTACAATGAAATGATCGACCAGATTTCCGGGATTCTAAAAGGAAATATCGGATCGGTTATTCAGCATTTAAAAGGAATGATGCGCGATCATGCAGCCGAATATCGTTTTGAAGAAGCACAAGACCTGAAAACACGCATCGAACTACTGGAGCGTTACCAGGTGAAATCGACTATAGTTTCGCCGACCATAGATCGTGTGGATGTAATCACCATGGTAGAAGATGACGACACGGTTTTTGTTAATTACCTCGTAGTGAATCACGGCGCTATTATCCAGGGAATTACGGTAGAAGTAAAACGCAAGCTCGACGAAACACAAAATGAGATCATGTCGTTCATTTTACCCGAAATGCGCGAACGTTTCCAGAGTGAAGCAAAAGAAGTTTTGGTAGAACAACCGATGGATTGGGAATGGGAAAACACCCGTTTTTTTGCCCCGCAACGTGGAGATAAAAAAGCATTGGTTGATTTGTCGTTGCGCAATGCCAAGTTTTACCGGCTCGAAAAACTGAAACAGGAAAAGATCAAAAATCCGGAACGCCACACCGAACGCATTTTGGAGCAAATGAAAAAAGACCTGCGTTTGAAGGAATGGCCGGTGCACATCGAGTGTTTTGATAATTCCAATATCCAGGGAACCAATGCTGTTTCGGCTTGTGTGGTGTTCAGAGATGCCAAACCAAGCAAAAAAGATTACCGCCATTTTAATGTGCAGACGGTGGAAGGTCCGGATGATTTTGCCACGATGCGGGAGGCTGTTTTCCGGCGTTACCGGCGTATGTTGGATGAAGGTCAAACGTTGCCACAACTAATCATTATCGATGGTGGAAAAGGACAATTGAGTGCCGCTTTGGAAGCATTGGAGAAACTGGAATTGCGTGGAAAAGTGGCCATTGTGGGGATCGCCAAACGTCTGGAAGAATTATTTTTCCCCGGAGATAGCTTGCCGCTTTACCTCGATAAACGCTCTGAAACCTTAAAAGTGATTCAGCATTTGCGGAATGAAGCTCACCGTTTCGGGATTACCCATCACCGCAATCGACGCAGCAAAGGCGCGTTGACAAATGAACTGGAACAAATTGAAGGGATTGGTCAAAAAACGGTAGAAGTGTTGATCAAACAATTCAAATCGGTAAAACGGGTCAGGGAGCAATCACTGGAAAGCTTGGCAGCTGTGATTGGAAATGCAAAAGCAAAGGTCGTGAAAACCTATTTTGACCAAGCAAAGTTATAA
- the gcvH gene encoding glycine cleavage system protein H, translating to MNIPATLKYTPDHEWVSIEGNIATVGVTDFAQSELGDIVFVEIETEGETMGKEEVFGTIEAVKTVSDLFMPVSGEIIEFNRGLESNPEAVNKDPYGDGWMIKVEMSDPSEAADLLDAAAYKALVG from the coding sequence ATGAATATTCCAGCTACATTAAAGTATACCCCTGATCACGAATGGGTAAGCATCGAAGGAAACATCGCAACAGTAGGCGTAACCGATTTCGCACAAAGCGAATTGGGTGATATCGTCTTCGTTGAAATCGAGACCGAAGGTGAAACTATGGGTAAAGAAGAGGTGTTTGGAACGATTGAAGCGGTAAAAACCGTTTCTGATTTGTTCATGCCGGTTTCAGGTGAAATTATTGAGTTTAACCGCGGATTGGAATCAAATCCGGAAGCTGTAAACAAAGATCCTTACGGTGATGGCTGGATGATCAAAGTCGAAATGAGCGATCCTTCAGAAGCAGCGGATCTGTTAGATGCAGCAGCATACAAAGCATTGGTGGGGTAA
- a CDS encoding alkene reductase has translation MKLLEQTTIGGQALKNRMVMAPMTRSRADLNGNVSEMTVTYYRQRSTAGLIISEGVNISEQAIGSPYTPGIYTQSQIEAWKKVTDAVHEEGSLIYAQLWHTGRVGHSVDKNGTQTVSASAMAIEGQQHFTSQGPKDYETPRELTTEEVKQVVADYRLAALNAIEAGFDGVELHSAFGYLPNQFLVDGVNHRTDEYGGSVENRSRFVIEVMEALVDAVGPDKAGIKLSPSIPYNGMIDSNPEALFGYLIGKLNKLPLAYLHLMQPMFPLDGLPHYPKDVLTSFGPLFDKTIMVNGGYNRETGEAELSNDRAALVSYGSLFLANPDLPQRFATNSALNNPDRDTMYGGGEKGYIDYPTLN, from the coding sequence ATGAAATTACTTGAACAAACAACGATTGGTGGCCAAGCACTCAAAAACCGTATGGTAATGGCACCTATGACACGCAGCAGAGCCGATTTAAACGGAAATGTAAGCGAAATGACAGTAACATATTACCGTCAGCGATCAACCGCGGGATTGATTATTTCGGAAGGAGTTAACATTTCTGAACAGGCAATCGGCAGCCCGTATACCCCTGGGATTTACACCCAATCGCAAATCGAAGCCTGGAAAAAAGTAACAGACGCAGTGCATGAAGAAGGAAGCTTGATTTATGCCCAATTGTGGCATACTGGCCGTGTAGGGCATTCGGTTGACAAAAATGGAACCCAGACTGTTTCTGCTTCCGCTATGGCAATTGAAGGGCAACAACACTTCACGTCACAAGGTCCGAAAGACTACGAAACACCTCGCGAGCTTACGACAGAAGAAGTAAAACAAGTTGTGGCTGATTACCGTCTAGCTGCCTTGAATGCCATTGAGGCCGGTTTTGATGGTGTGGAATTGCACAGCGCTTTCGGTTATTTACCCAATCAGTTTTTGGTGGATGGAGTCAATCACCGTACCGATGAATATGGCGGAAGCGTTGAAAACCGCAGTCGTTTTGTAATAGAAGTTATGGAAGCACTGGTTGATGCTGTGGGTCCAGACAAAGCCGGAATCAAGCTTTCGCCGAGCATTCCATACAACGGTATGATTGACAGTAATCCGGAAGCTTTATTCGGTTATTTGATCGGGAAATTGAACAAACTTCCACTTGCTTACCTGCATTTGATGCAACCTATGTTCCCGCTTGACGGATTACCGCATTACCCAAAAGACGTATTGACAAGCTTTGGGCCGTTGTTCGATAAAACAATCATGGTAAATGGCGGTTACAATCGTGAAACAGGCGAAGCGGAACTCTCCAATGACCGCGCAGCATTGGTATCTTATGGTTCATTGTTTTTAGCCAATCCAGATTTACCACAGCGTTTTGCTACCAATTCGGCACTCAATAATCCGGATCGTGATACGATGTATGGTGGTGGCGAAAAAGGCTACATTGATTACCCGACATTGAATTAA
- a CDS encoding aldehyde dehydrogenase has translation MERLEILKTYKIYIGGQFPRTESGRYYTPLDKKGQPLANMCLSSRKDLRNAVVAARKAFGSWSERSAFNRSQVCYRIAEMLEGRREQFIAELVKQGSTVAKAAQEVDLAVDRIVYYAGWCDKFTQVFSAVNPVASSHFNFSTYEPTGVVGIIAPQDSSLIGLVSVIMPVIAGGNTCIVLTSEQLPLCAVTFAEVLNSSDLPGGVVNILTGKETELVDQFGSHMDINAVIYAGGNKEHATALEAGAVVNVKRIVIYTHNFADATLENPYFITDVQELKTTWHPIEHVGGATSSY, from the coding sequence ATGGAACGTTTGGAAATACTAAAAACATACAAAATCTACATCGGCGGGCAATTTCCCCGAACTGAATCGGGAAGATATTACACACCTCTTGACAAAAAAGGACAGCCTTTGGCTAATATGTGTTTATCGTCGCGGAAAGATTTGCGGAATGCCGTGGTGGCCGCACGGAAAGCATTTGGTAGCTGGTCGGAGCGCTCAGCGTTTAACCGTAGCCAGGTGTGTTACCGTATTGCGGAAATGCTCGAAGGCAGGCGCGAACAGTTTATCGCTGAATTAGTAAAACAAGGTTCTACAGTGGCAAAAGCAGCTCAGGAAGTCGATTTGGCTGTAGACCGCATTGTGTATTATGCCGGCTGGTGCGATAAATTCACCCAGGTTTTCAGCGCGGTAAATCCTGTAGCTTCTTCGCATTTCAACTTTTCGACCTATGAACCTACGGGCGTTGTAGGAATTATTGCTCCGCAGGATTCGTCGCTGATTGGCTTGGTTTCCGTAATTATGCCTGTGATTGCAGGTGGAAATACCTGCATTGTTCTGACTTCGGAACAGTTACCGTTGTGTGCCGTCACGTTTGCTGAAGTTTTGAACTCTTCTGACCTGCCTGGCGGAGTGGTAAATATTCTTACCGGAAAAGAAACGGAATTGGTGGATCAATTCGGTTCGCACATGGATATCAACGCGGTGATTTACGCAGGTGGAAATAAGGAACACGCAACTGCATTGGAAGCGGGAGCTGTGGTAAACGTGAAACGCATTGTGATTTACACGCATAATTTTGCAGATGCAACACTGGAAAATCCGTACTTCATTACCGACGTTCAGGAGCTTAAAACGACCTGGCATCCAATCGAACATGTAGGTGGCGCGACTTCAAGTTATTAA
- a CDS encoding betaine-aldehyde dehydrogenase: protein MAKNKHKETPAFDFSGGWDYSPSPESTSHVQLKKRYDLYIDGKFVAPASGKYFETTNPATEKVIAEVAYGSEADVDKAVKAARKAYETVWSQLPAKERGKYIYRIARLMQEKARELAVVESLDSGKTIRESRDVDVPLACNHFFYYAGWADKLDYAFPNRRMSSLGVAGQIIPWNFPLLMAAWKIAPALAAGNTVVLKPAETTPLTAMLLAEIIHESGLPAGVVNIVTGYGDTGSAIVNHPDVNKIAFTGSTNVGKMIQKAVAGTGKKLTLELGGKSANIIFDDAPIDQAVEGIVNGIFFNQGHVCCAGSRLFVQESVADQVIQKLKDRLETLYVGDPLDKNTDIGAINSKDQLMTIRKYIEIGKQEGATIFESSCALPKNGYFCKPTLFIDVAQSSRVAQEEIFGPVLTIQTFRTIDEVIQKANNTPYGLAAGVWTDKGSRIFNLTTKLRAGVVWANTYNKFDPTSPFGGYKESGFGREGGLHGLGAYLKVENS from the coding sequence ATGGCAAAAAACAAGCATAAAGAAACTCCGGCATTCGATTTTTCAGGTGGTTGGGATTATTCTCCGAGTCCGGAAAGCACTTCGCACGTGCAGCTGAAAAAGCGCTACGATTTGTACATCGACGGGAAATTTGTGGCTCCGGCTTCGGGCAAGTATTTTGAAACAACCAATCCGGCAACCGAGAAAGTAATCGCCGAAGTGGCTTACGGATCGGAAGCAGATGTAGACAAAGCCGTAAAAGCGGCCCGCAAGGCATATGAAACCGTTTGGTCTCAACTACCGGCAAAAGAACGCGGAAAATACATCTACCGAATTGCCCGCCTTATGCAGGAAAAAGCCCGTGAACTAGCCGTGGTGGAATCGCTGGATTCCGGTAAAACCATTCGCGAATCACGCGATGTGGATGTGCCATTGGCTTGCAATCATTTCTTTTATTATGCAGGTTGGGCCGACAAACTGGACTATGCATTCCCGAACCGGAGAATGAGTTCATTGGGCGTGGCCGGACAAATCATTCCATGGAATTTTCCATTGTTAATGGCTGCCTGGAAAATAGCTCCGGCATTAGCTGCAGGAAATACAGTAGTACTCAAACCAGCCGAAACGACACCACTTACTGCAATGTTGCTGGCAGAAATCATTCACGAATCAGGGCTTCCTGCGGGGGTTGTAAATATCGTGACTGGTTACGGTGATACGGGTTCCGCCATTGTCAATCATCCGGATGTAAACAAAATTGCCTTTACGGGTTCTACCAACGTGGGAAAAATGATCCAGAAAGCGGTGGCGGGAACAGGCAAAAAACTCACGCTGGAATTGGGTGGAAAATCAGCCAATATCATTTTTGATGATGCTCCGATCGACCAGGCAGTGGAAGGAATTGTGAATGGAATTTTCTTCAACCAAGGACATGTTTGCTGCGCCGGATCGCGCTTGTTTGTGCAGGAATCGGTGGCTGATCAGGTAATTCAAAAACTGAAAGACCGCCTGGAAACATTGTATGTTGGCGATCCATTGGATAAAAACACGGATATTGGGGCGATCAATTCCAAAGATCAGCTGATGACCATTCGCAAGTACATTGAAATTGGAAAACAGGAAGGTGCTACTATTTTTGAAAGTAGCTGTGCGTTGCCGAAAAACGGTTATTTCTGCAAGCCAACATTGTTTATCGACGTAGCACAATCGAGCCGCGTAGCACAGGAAGAGATTTTCGGGCCGGTATTGACCATTCAGACTTTCCGCACCATCGATGAAGTAATCCAAAAAGCGAACAATACGCCTTACGGCCTCGCAGCCGGTGTCTGGACAGACAAAGGTTCACGCATTTTTAACCTCACAACAAAACTCCGGGCCGGCGTTGTATGGGCGAATACATATAACAAGTTCGACCCTACTTCGCCTTTCGGCGGTTACAAAGAAAGCGGTTTCGGCAGAGAAGGCGGTTTGCATGGATTGGGGGCGTATTTGAAAGTGGAAAACTCTTGA